The following proteins are co-located in the Dietzia timorensis genome:
- the catA gene encoding catechol 1,2-dioxygenase, whose amino-acid sequence MTTAVPTASGSGNAATAKFRTNEVTADTSTDRAAAIYKDVLGKLSEVIYEHEVTYDEYRVLKQWLIALGEGGEWPLWLDVFLEHFIEDSNSRIFDGTKGSIEGPYYVPDAPNLGSDAALPMRDDEVGTAMIFQGQVRDLDGSPIENASVEIWHADSAGYYSQFDDGLGIPEWNLRGTFSTDADGHFKIHTMQPAPYQIPHDGPTGAFIRSYGGHPWRPAHLHLKVTAPGKRLITTQLYFQGGEHVDDDVAGAVKPELILDPQPGADGVNVVNYDFVLDPESEGRFVA is encoded by the coding sequence GTGACTACCGCAGTTCCCACCGCCTCGGGTTCAGGCAACGCCGCCACCGCCAAGTTCCGCACCAACGAGGTCACCGCAGACACCTCGACCGATCGCGCCGCGGCCATCTACAAGGATGTGCTCGGTAAGCTCAGCGAGGTCATCTACGAGCACGAGGTCACCTACGACGAGTATCGCGTGCTCAAGCAGTGGCTCATCGCCCTCGGCGAGGGTGGCGAGTGGCCGCTGTGGCTCGACGTGTTCCTCGAGCACTTCATCGAGGACTCCAACAGCCGGATTTTCGACGGCACCAAGGGCTCCATCGAGGGCCCGTACTACGTGCCGGACGCCCCGAACCTCGGCTCCGACGCCGCGCTTCCCATGCGCGACGACGAGGTCGGCACAGCGATGATCTTCCAGGGCCAGGTCCGCGACCTCGACGGATCTCCGATCGAGAACGCCTCGGTGGAGATCTGGCACGCCGACTCCGCTGGCTACTACTCGCAGTTCGACGACGGTCTCGGCATCCCCGAGTGGAACCTGCGCGGCACCTTCTCCACCGACGCGGACGGCCACTTCAAGATCCACACGATGCAGCCCGCGCCGTACCAGATCCCGCACGACGGCCCCACCGGCGCGTTCATCCGTTCCTACGGCGGACACCCTTGGCGCCCGGCGCACCTTCACCTCAAGGTCACCGCACCTGGCAAGCGCCTGATCACCACGCAGCTGTACTTCCAGGGCGGCGAGCACGTCGACGATGACGTCGCCGGCGCCGTCAAGCCCGAGCTCATCCTCGATCCACAGCCCGGAGCCGACGGCGTCAACGTCGTCAACTACGACTTCGTGCTCGACCCAGAGAGCGAAGGGCGCTTCGTCGCCTAG
- a CDS encoding muconate/chloromuconate family cycloisomerase encodes MSDTLPTGGAPKIADVRSTILDVPLIRPHKFATTTATAQPILLVEVTTEDGITGYGEGVTPGGPWWGGESVETMKALVDKYLAPVVTGQPLDEIPRLVEGFDKFVARGRFAKAGLEIAMFDAYARSLGVPVNALLGGKVRDSIDCTWALGVAPLDEMIGEIEEILDSGRHRSFKLKMGSGDPRTDTDRIIALCERIGDRAGLRIDVNARWDRLTAVRYLPALAEAGIELFEQPTPTEQIGVLAELARLTNVPIMADESVQSPHDALEIVRREAAGVLAIKTTKLGGLLRSKETVAVARAAGLACHAATSLEGPIGTAASLHLACADPGFTSGSELFGPLLLAHELLTEPLTYDGGHVHLPEGPGLGVDLDPDAVSRFRRAE; translated from the coding sequence GTGTCCGACACCCTGCCCACCGGCGGCGCACCGAAGATCGCCGACGTCCGCTCGACGATCCTCGACGTGCCGCTCATCCGCCCCCATAAATTCGCCACCACCACCGCCACCGCGCAGCCCATCCTCCTGGTCGAGGTGACCACCGAGGACGGGATCACCGGCTACGGCGAGGGCGTCACCCCCGGCGGGCCCTGGTGGGGAGGGGAGTCCGTCGAGACGATGAAGGCGCTGGTCGACAAGTACCTCGCGCCCGTCGTCACCGGCCAACCTCTCGACGAGATCCCGCGGCTGGTCGAGGGCTTCGACAAGTTCGTCGCGCGCGGCCGCTTCGCCAAGGCGGGGCTCGAGATCGCGATGTTCGACGCCTACGCGCGCAGCCTCGGCGTGCCCGTGAACGCCCTGCTCGGCGGCAAGGTCCGAGACTCGATCGACTGCACTTGGGCCCTCGGCGTCGCCCCGCTGGACGAGATGATCGGCGAGATCGAGGAGATTCTCGATTCCGGCCGCCACCGCAGCTTCAAGCTCAAGATGGGCTCCGGCGACCCGCGCACCGACACCGACCGCATCATTGCGCTGTGCGAGCGCATCGGCGACCGGGCGGGCCTGCGCATCGATGTCAACGCGCGGTGGGACAGGCTGACGGCGGTGCGCTACCTTCCCGCCCTGGCCGAGGCCGGCATCGAGCTGTTCGAACAGCCCACGCCCACCGAGCAGATCGGCGTGCTCGCCGAGCTTGCCCGGCTCACGAACGTGCCGATCATGGCCGACGAATCCGTGCAGTCCCCGCACGATGCCCTCGAGATCGTGCGCCGCGAGGCCGCCGGGGTGCTCGCCATCAAGACGACCAAGCTCGGCGGGCTGCTGCGCAGCAAGGAGACCGTCGCCGTAGCGCGCGCCGCGGGTCTCGCCTGTCACGCCGCAACCTCACTCGAGGGGCCGATCGGCACCGCAGCCTCTCTCCACCTCGCCTGCGCCGACCCGGGATTCACCTCCGGCTCCGAACTTTTCGGGCCGCTGCTGCTCGCGCACGAACTGCTCACCGAACCGCTCACCTATGACGGCGGGCACGTGCACCTCCCGGAGGGGCCGGGGCTCGGCGTCGACCTCGATCCCGACGCCGTGAGCCGCTTCCGCCGCGCCGAGTAA
- the catC gene encoding muconolactone Delta-isomerase: MALFHVRMDVHIPADLDPQVRADTVAREKAYSQQLQREGKWPEIWRIAGKYSNISIFDVESADELNEILFALPLFPFMDIEVTALAKHGSDIK; the protein is encoded by the coding sequence ATGGCACTGTTCCACGTCCGAATGGACGTCCACATTCCCGCTGACCTCGACCCGCAGGTGCGCGCGGACACCGTCGCTCGCGAGAAGGCCTATTCGCAGCAGCTGCAGCGTGAGGGCAAGTGGCCCGAGATCTGGCGGATCGCGGGCAAGTACTCGAACATCTCGATTTTCGACGTAGAGTCCGCCGACGAGCTCAACGAGATACTTTTCGCGCTGCCTCTGTTTCCCTTTATGGATATCGAGGTCACCGCGCTCGCGAAGCACGGTTCCGACATCAAGTAG
- a CDS encoding valine--tRNA ligase, whose translation MTTEQPNAANPAQSLPKSWNPAEHEDSIYSRWVEAGYFEADASSDKPPYSIVLPPPNVTGSLHMGHALDHTLMDALSRRKRMQGYEVLWLPGMDHAGIATQTLVEKKLNAEGTSRHEIGREAFIEKVWEWKANSGGTIGSQMRRIGDGVDWSRERFTLDEGLSRAVQTIFKELYDQGLIYRAERLVNWSPVLGTAISDIEVKYSDVDGELVTFRYGSVDGSGPYIDVATTRLETMLGDTAIAVAPGDERYAHLVGQTLPHPIREDWSVVVVADEYVDPEFGSGAVKITPAHDPNDFEVAQRHSLPMPTIMDASARIEGTGTKFDGLDRYEARSAINAELATQGRIIAEKRPYVHSVGHSERSGEAIEPRLSMQWWVKVADLAKMAGDAVRDGDTVIHPASQEPRWFDWVDNMHDWTISRQLWWGHRIPIWYGPDGDVVCVGPDETAPEGYEQDPDVLDTWFSSGLWPFSTMGWPESTSDLEPFYPTSVLVTGYDILFFWVARMMMFGTFVGQRLSGDKAVGGPVPFRDVFLHGLVRDEHGQKMSKSKGNGIDPLDWVDQYGADALRFTLARGAAPGGDLSVGDDHAQASRNFATKLFNATKFALMNGAKVGTLPGLDSLSDADRWILHRLGELRVAVDASLDAYEFSKACDALYHFTWDELCDWYLELAKVQFGDERAANTKVVLGHVLDTVLRLLHPFIPFVTEVLWTTLTGEESLVIADWPNSEPVAGAEESVRRIEDTQKLITEVRRFRSDQGLKPGQKAPAKFLGLEDVDADATLAEVRNLARLTEPDDAFAATASIEVRLTKGTVTVEIDISDAIDVAAERKRLEKDLAGARKELETTGAKLGNESFLAKAPEHVVDKIRGRQEFARAEVERITARLEGMPQA comes from the coding sequence GTGACTACCGAGCAGCCGAACGCAGCGAATCCAGCGCAGTCCTTGCCCAAATCGTGGAACCCCGCGGAGCACGAAGACTCGATCTACTCGCGCTGGGTAGAGGCGGGCTACTTCGAGGCGGACGCCTCGAGCGATAAGCCTCCGTACTCGATCGTCCTGCCACCGCCGAACGTCACGGGCTCGCTCCACATGGGCCACGCCCTCGACCACACGCTCATGGACGCGCTATCGCGCCGCAAACGAATGCAGGGCTACGAGGTGCTGTGGCTGCCGGGCATGGACCACGCCGGTATCGCCACCCAGACGCTGGTGGAGAAGAAGCTCAACGCCGAGGGCACCTCGCGGCACGAGATCGGTCGCGAGGCCTTTATCGAGAAGGTGTGGGAGTGGAAGGCCAACTCAGGCGGCACCATCGGTTCGCAAATGCGACGCATCGGCGACGGCGTCGACTGGTCCCGCGAGCGGTTCACACTCGACGAGGGACTCTCGCGCGCCGTGCAGACGATCTTCAAGGAACTTTACGACCAGGGTCTCATCTACCGTGCCGAGCGGCTGGTCAACTGGTCGCCGGTGCTCGGAACCGCGATCTCGGACATCGAGGTCAAATACTCCGACGTCGACGGCGAGCTGGTCACCTTCCGCTACGGCTCCGTCGACGGTTCCGGCCCGTACATCGACGTCGCGACGACTCGTTTGGAGACGATGCTCGGCGATACTGCCATCGCCGTCGCGCCCGGGGATGAGCGCTACGCCCACCTCGTCGGACAGACGCTGCCGCACCCGATTCGCGAGGACTGGTCCGTGGTCGTCGTCGCCGACGAATACGTCGACCCCGAGTTCGGTTCGGGCGCGGTGAAGATCACCCCGGCACACGACCCGAACGACTTCGAGGTCGCCCAGCGCCACAGCCTGCCGATGCCGACGATCATGGACGCCTCCGCGCGCATCGAGGGAACGGGCACCAAGTTCGACGGGCTCGACCGGTACGAGGCGCGTTCGGCGATCAACGCCGAGCTCGCCACGCAGGGCCGCATCATCGCCGAGAAGCGCCCCTACGTGCACTCGGTCGGGCATTCGGAGCGTTCCGGTGAGGCCATCGAACCGCGCCTGTCGATGCAGTGGTGGGTCAAGGTCGCGGACCTGGCGAAGATGGCCGGTGACGCCGTGCGCGACGGCGACACCGTGATCCACCCGGCCTCGCAGGAGCCGCGCTGGTTCGACTGGGTCGACAACATGCACGACTGGACGATCTCGCGTCAGCTGTGGTGGGGACACCGGATCCCGATCTGGTACGGCCCCGATGGCGACGTCGTGTGCGTCGGGCCGGACGAGACCGCGCCCGAAGGCTACGAGCAGGACCCCGACGTGCTCGACACGTGGTTCTCCTCGGGACTGTGGCCTTTTTCGACGATGGGCTGGCCCGAGTCCACCTCGGACCTCGAGCCCTTCTATCCGACGTCGGTGTTGGTGACCGGCTACGACATCCTGTTCTTCTGGGTTGCGCGGATGATGATGTTCGGTACGTTCGTCGGGCAGCGCCTCTCGGGGGACAAGGCGGTCGGCGGGCCCGTGCCGTTCCGCGACGTGTTCCTCCACGGGCTCGTTCGCGACGAGCACGGCCAGAAGATGAGCAAGTCCAAGGGCAACGGCATCGACCCGCTCGACTGGGTCGACCAGTACGGCGCGGACGCGCTGCGCTTTACCCTCGCCCGCGGTGCCGCACCCGGCGGCGACCTGTCCGTCGGCGACGATCATGCCCAGGCCTCCCGCAACTTTGCGACCAAGCTGTTCAACGCGACGAAGTTCGCTCTGATGAACGGGGCCAAGGTCGGCACCCTGCCCGGTCTGGACTCGCTCAGTGACGCCGACCGCTGGATCCTCCACCGCCTCGGCGAGCTTCGCGTGGCCGTGGACGCCTCGCTGGATGCGTACGAGTTCTCCAAGGCCTGCGATGCGCTCTACCACTTCACCTGGGACGAGCTGTGTGACTGGTACCTCGAACTCGCCAAGGTCCAGTTCGGCGATGAGCGCGCCGCGAACACGAAGGTCGTGCTCGGCCACGTGCTCGACACGGTGCTGCGACTTCTCCACCCCTTCATCCCGTTCGTCACCGAAGTGCTGTGGACCACGCTGACGGGGGAGGAATCTCTCGTCATCGCCGACTGGCCGAACTCCGAGCCGGTCGCCGGCGCGGAGGAGTCCGTGCGCCGGATCGAGGACACCCAGAAACTCATCACCGAGGTGCGCCGCTTCCGCAGCGATCAGGGGCTCAAGCCCGGACAGAAGGCGCCGGCCAAGTTCCTCGGCCTCGAGGACGTGGACGCCGACGCGACGCTCGCGGAGGTCCGTAACCTCGCCCGACTCACAGAGCCGGACGACGCTTTCGCAGCCACGGCATCGATCGAGGTGCGACTCACCAAGGGTACGGTGACGGTGGAGATCGACATCTCCGACGCGATCGACGTCGCCGCGGAGCGCAAACGGCTGGAGAAGGATCTCGCCGGCGCACGCAAGGAGCTGGAGACGACCGGCGCGAAGCTCGGCAACGAGTCCTTCCTCGCCAAGGCCCCCGAGCATGTGGTGGACAAGATCCGTGGCCGCCAGGAATTCGCGCGCGCCGAGGTCGAGCGCATCACCGCGCGATTGGAAGGTATGCCCCAGGCATGA
- a CDS encoding bifunctional folylpolyglutamate synthase/dihydrofolate synthase, whose translation MVDERSAETNLVPLGGPLDDEAARDGLYADDLAEEKALQEAEKYREGIDPDEEALGIPGGTPSPEAVALGIDDRDPGSAAGAAALEAVEAVLATRWPESKLDPSLDRIERLLDVLGGPQLAYQVVHIAGTNGKTSVARMVDSLLRALHQRTGRTTSPHLQSVTERVAVDGEPISPGTFAAAYREIEPMVEMVDQWSLERGGPKMSYFEVLTALAFSVFADAPVDAAVVETGMGGTWDATNLVQPAVSVVTPIGIDHTDYLGDTLEEIAGEKAGIIKGPQVDVTADLLNPNESVAVLAKQDPEAEAVLLARAQEVGAVVARAGREFDVSSRSVAVGGQMVSLRGLGGEYEDIFLPLFGEHQADNAALALAAVEAFFGAGAGRQLDIERVRAGFAAVESPGRLERISQSPSIFIDAAHNAHGGKALANSLREEFDFQRLIAVVGMLQGKDARGFLREIEPLVSDIVVTETTSPRAIPVDELALLAEEIFGPDRVSSGDTLTEAVDLAIDLIGMSNPTDEDEAGGEGIIVTGSVVTAGAARAAMGKEPR comes from the coding sequence ATGGTCGACGAGCGCTCGGCGGAGACCAACCTCGTCCCTCTCGGCGGACCCCTCGACGACGAGGCCGCGCGTGACGGCCTCTATGCCGACGACCTTGCCGAGGAAAAGGCGCTGCAAGAGGCCGAGAAATACCGCGAGGGGATAGACCCCGACGAGGAGGCGCTCGGCATTCCCGGCGGCACGCCGTCACCGGAAGCGGTGGCTCTTGGTATCGATGACCGCGACCCGGGCAGCGCCGCGGGCGCGGCGGCGCTCGAAGCCGTCGAGGCGGTACTCGCCACGCGCTGGCCCGAGTCGAAGCTCGACCCCTCGCTCGATCGAATCGAGCGTCTCCTCGACGTTCTCGGCGGGCCGCAACTGGCGTACCAGGTCGTCCACATCGCCGGAACGAATGGCAAGACCTCCGTGGCCCGCATGGTCGACTCGCTGCTGCGTGCGCTCCACCAGCGCACCGGGCGCACGACCAGCCCGCACCTGCAGTCGGTGACCGAGCGGGTCGCCGTCGATGGAGAGCCCATCAGCCCGGGCACCTTCGCTGCCGCCTACCGCGAAATCGAGCCCATGGTCGAGATGGTCGACCAGTGGTCGCTCGAACGCGGTGGCCCGAAGATGAGCTACTTCGAGGTCCTCACCGCGCTGGCGTTCTCCGTATTCGCCGACGCCCCCGTCGACGCGGCGGTCGTCGAGACGGGAATGGGCGGCACGTGGGATGCGACGAACCTCGTGCAGCCCGCGGTCTCCGTCGTCACACCCATCGGTATCGACCACACCGACTATCTCGGCGACACCCTGGAAGAGATCGCGGGGGAGAAGGCCGGGATCATCAAGGGCCCGCAGGTCGACGTGACCGCCGATCTGCTCAACCCGAACGAGTCCGTTGCCGTGCTGGCGAAACAGGATCCCGAGGCGGAGGCGGTGTTGCTCGCGCGTGCGCAGGAGGTAGGCGCGGTAGTGGCCCGCGCCGGGCGCGAATTCGACGTGAGCTCGCGCTCGGTGGCCGTCGGCGGGCAGATGGTCTCGCTGCGCGGCCTCGGCGGCGAGTACGAAGACATCTTTCTTCCGCTGTTCGGCGAGCACCAGGCGGATAACGCCGCGCTTGCGCTCGCTGCAGTCGAGGCGTTCTTCGGCGCCGGCGCGGGGCGTCAGCTCGACATCGAGCGCGTGCGTGCCGGCTTCGCCGCCGTAGAGTCGCCGGGGCGTCTGGAGCGGATCTCGCAGTCCCCGTCGATCTTTATCGACGCCGCGCACAACGCGCACGGCGGGAAGGCGCTCGCGAACTCGCTGCGCGAGGAGTTCGACTTCCAGCGGCTCATCGCCGTGGTCGGGATGCTGCAGGGCAAGGATGCGCGCGGCTTCCTCCGCGAGATCGAGCCGCTCGTATCTGACATCGTCGTCACCGAGACCACTTCGCCGCGGGCGATTCCGGTGGACGAGCTCGCTCTGCTCGCCGAGGAGATCTTCGGGCCGGATCGGGTGAGCAGCGGAGATACTCTCACCGAGGCAGTGGACCTCGCTATCGACCTGATCGGCATGTCGAACCCGACGGACGAGGACGAGGCCGGCGGCGAGGGGATCATCGTCACCGGGTCGGTCGTGACCGCCGGGGCGGCACGCGCGGCGATGGGGAAGGAACCGCGATGA
- a CDS encoding DUF4233 domain-containing protein, with the protein MSSKANNVNPRGAGHEPTTDPWKGFRGVCSGTLVLEAIIVLLVLTVVARVDGGAHMAWWKAIYILVVAGGMIYACTQQKKPWAIPLNLGLAMAVVIGFFVHYTMTIVGVIFLLVWLYLLFLRSQLRQRIAGGYLASQHD; encoded by the coding sequence ATGAGCTCGAAGGCGAACAACGTCAATCCACGAGGGGCGGGGCACGAACCGACAACGGACCCGTGGAAGGGATTTCGCGGGGTGTGCTCGGGCACGCTTGTCCTCGAGGCGATCATCGTGCTGCTCGTACTCACCGTCGTCGCCCGCGTCGATGGCGGTGCGCACATGGCGTGGTGGAAGGCCATCTATATCCTGGTGGTCGCCGGTGGCATGATCTACGCCTGCACCCAGCAGAAGAAGCCGTGGGCTATCCCGCTCAACCTCGGCCTGGCCATGGCGGTGGTGATCGGGTTCTTCGTGCACTACACGATGACCATCGTCGGGGTGATCTTCCTCCTCGTCTGGCTCTATCTGCTGTTCTTGCGCAGCCAGCTGCGGCAACGGATCGCCGGGGGATACCTGGCCAGCCAACACGACTGA
- a CDS encoding GNAT family N-acetyltransferase: MAITDKTGAEIAIENNAQGKAFEIRLVAEDTIAGKAHYLEADGERIFYHTVVDEAFGGRGLGTALVNESLQASLRDNVTVVPVCPMFKSFLDKNGDAYAAEGGSTREATQADIDAVRRA, encoded by the coding sequence ATGGCCATCACCGATAAGACCGGCGCGGAAATCGCCATCGAGAACAACGCCCAGGGGAAAGCTTTCGAGATTCGTCTCGTCGCCGAGGACACGATCGCCGGCAAGGCCCACTACTTGGAAGCAGACGGCGAGCGGATCTTCTATCACACGGTCGTTGACGAGGCATTCGGCGGCCGAGGGCTCGGCACCGCCCTCGTCAACGAGTCACTCCAGGCCTCGCTGCGCGACAACGTCACCGTCGTTCCCGTGTGCCCGATGTTCAAGAGCTTCCTCGACAAGAACGGCGATGCCTACGCCGCCGAGGGCGGTAGCACTCGCGAAGCGACGCAGGCCGATATCGACGCGGTCCGTCGCGCATAG
- a CDS encoding carboxymuconolactone decarboxylase family protein — translation MNSAKRPYLDKSHSETYKAMVKVAAENRKATQAAGLDDALIELLNTRVSQINGCARCLSTHAPAARKAGVPARKIDLLPAWREIEDLFTDVERAGLHLAESLTLLGESSDRGRAAEIAADVLSTEQISAIEWSVILINSFNRLSIASGHPPSEKSYAAEEKGAS, via the coding sequence ATGAATTCAGCCAAGCGCCCGTACCTCGACAAATCCCACTCGGAAACCTACAAAGCGATGGTCAAGGTCGCCGCGGAGAACCGCAAGGCGACGCAGGCCGCCGGCCTCGATGATGCGCTCATCGAGCTCCTCAACACCCGGGTGTCGCAGATCAACGGCTGCGCCCGGTGCCTGAGCACGCACGCGCCCGCCGCGCGCAAGGCCGGGGTCCCGGCGCGCAAGATCGACCTGCTGCCGGCGTGGCGCGAAATCGAGGATCTCTTCACGGACGTCGAACGAGCGGGCCTGCACCTGGCCGAGTCGCTCACGCTTCTCGGGGAGAGCTCCGACCGCGGCCGCGCGGCAGAGATCGCCGCGGACGTGCTGTCCACGGAGCAGATCTCCGCGATCGAGTGGTCGGTGATTCTCATCAATTCGTTCAACCGTCTCTCCATCGCGAGCGGGCACCCGCCGTCCGAGAAGAGCTACGCCGCCGAAGAGAAGGGCGCCTCGTAA
- a CDS encoding pirin family protein, translating into MSNVDTHPDEVRCHSDGETSDDAVRAEGAPVEIITAREVPLGGPRAMTVRRTLPQRKRSLIGAWCFVDHYGPDDVARSGGMDVAPHPHTGLQTVSWLFDGEIQHIDSGGNRGIVRPGEVNLMTSGAGICHSETSTPSTSTLHGVQLWVALPDSARDAAPRHFEHFVPGTTTFDGGEALVFLGELLGSQSPVETFTPLLGAEIRLDGRAEVTIDVNPVFEHGLLVDSGDIELEGVAVPVAAVGYTGIGARTLTLRNNADSPARLIFIGGEPFAEEIIMWWNFVGRTSEEIVEYRELWQARTDRFGVVDGYVGHGGPDANAQGMAWLPAPELPNTHLKPRKNPSPHARAESGGDAATKSTKKENE; encoded by the coding sequence ATGAGCAACGTCGATACCCATCCGGACGAGGTCCGCTGCCATTCGGACGGCGAAACCTCGGACGACGCCGTCCGCGCCGAAGGCGCACCGGTGGAGATCATCACCGCACGCGAGGTGCCGCTCGGCGGCCCACGAGCGATGACGGTCCGCCGCACACTCCCCCAACGCAAACGCTCGCTCATCGGGGCATGGTGCTTCGTCGACCACTACGGACCCGACGACGTGGCGCGCTCGGGCGGCATGGACGTCGCCCCGCACCCGCACACCGGATTGCAGACGGTGAGCTGGCTCTTCGACGGAGAGATCCAGCACATCGATTCCGGCGGCAATCGTGGCATCGTCCGTCCCGGCGAGGTCAATCTCATGACGTCGGGCGCAGGAATCTGCCACAGCGAGACCTCGACCCCGTCCACGTCGACCCTGCACGGCGTTCAGCTCTGGGTCGCCCTCCCGGACTCCGCGCGCGACGCCGCGCCTCGTCACTTCGAGCACTTCGTGCCGGGCACCACCACATTTGACGGCGGAGAGGCGCTGGTATTCCTGGGCGAACTGCTCGGCAGCCAAAGCCCGGTCGAGACATTCACGCCGCTCCTTGGCGCTGAAATCCGCCTCGACGGACGCGCGGAGGTGACCATCGACGTCAATCCCGTGTTCGAGCACGGGCTCCTCGTCGACTCCGGGGACATCGAGCTCGAGGGCGTCGCCGTGCCCGTGGCGGCGGTCGGATACACGGGTATCGGAGCCCGCACGCTCACTCTGCGCAACAACGCGGATTCGCCCGCGCGGCTGATCTTCATCGGCGGCGAGCCGTTCGCCGAGGAGATCATCATGTGGTGGAACTTCGTGGGCAGGACCAGCGAGGAGATCGTCGAGTACCGCGAGCTGTGGCAGGCGCGGACCGATCGGTTCGGGGTGGTCGACGGCTACGTCGGCCACGGCGGTCCGGACGCCAACGCGCAGGGAATGGCCTGGCTTCCAGCGCCCGAACTGCCCAATACACACCTCAAACCGCGGAAGAACCCGTCGCCCCATGCGCGCGCCGAATCAGGCGGGGACGCCGCGACGAAGTCAACGAAGAAGGAGAACGAATGA
- the ndk gene encoding nucleoside-diphosphate kinase translates to MTSRTFFLIKPDGVQRGLVGTIVDRIERKGLKLVAMDLRNVPEETAAQHYAEHAERPFYGDLLSFITSGPVVAGVLEGPRAIEAWRQLAGGTDPVEKATPGTIRGDFGLETQFNLVHGSDSEESAAREIALWFPNL, encoded by the coding sequence GTGACTTCGCGTACTTTCTTCCTGATCAAGCCCGACGGCGTCCAGCGTGGACTCGTAGGCACCATCGTCGACCGCATCGAGCGCAAGGGGCTCAAGCTCGTCGCGATGGACCTGCGCAACGTTCCCGAGGAGACCGCCGCTCAGCACTACGCCGAGCACGCAGAGCGCCCGTTCTACGGCGACCTGCTCTCGTTTATCACCTCCGGCCCCGTGGTGGCCGGTGTGCTCGAGGGACCGCGCGCCATCGAGGCATGGCGCCAGCTCGCCGGCGGCACCGACCCGGTGGAGAAGGCCACCCCGGGCACCATCCGCGGCGACTTCGGCCTCGAAACCCAGTTCAACCTGGTTCACGGCTCGGACTCCGAAGAGTCCGCCGCGCGCGAGATCGCGCTCTGGTTCCCGAACCTGTAA